GAGGAGTCGTTCCCAACCTTTCTCGTGTTCGACCCCTGACTTGTGAAAAGCCTCATTGCAGGAATCTTTGTGAGATTTAGGATTTttgctaaaataaataaacattgttttgtgtaactgtaaaaaactgcaataatatCAACTTGTACAATAAGTTGGCTGTATGACATGTCAGCGGAGTGAAGATGACTGCTCAGGATATGAAATCATCTGTCCAGAAGGCCACTCAGTGTCTCATAAGGATTACATGTATTAAGAACATGACGGTCGTTGTATGAGATCATTGTGCGTGCGCAAAACCTTCCTGTTTATCATACCTTATCCCAGTATGTATGTGGTGGCTGGAAAAGAAGACCGTCGAgcaggcttggcgcatgacttgtatgtgtgtcaactctgtctcctgtttgcaaacattaaatgtcctgtttttgagTCGGGTATTAATTTTTCTAACAGTAACaggaatatttttttatcttctaaCCTCACATTTATCTTGATCCCAAAACCTCTGTCTCAAATGCTGTGAGTAAAAGTTCAAATTCACCAAAATCACCAAGAGGCTCCCGACTGCAGTGACTTCACCCCCAATGAGTAACCTATTGATTACTTAGATGAAGATGCAGCACTGGACAAACATTCATGGCTACAGACTCTGGCTCTGTCTGGCAGAAGAGACTGTTGTGCCAACTCTGAACCACATTCAGGGTCAGCTGACTGGCCTCATTTGAGAGTTTACATGACCTTGTGACACAAAGGACAAACTGGACCGTAGCTTCTCATTAAGTGAGACACGAGTctgaaatatatttgtataaacactttttaaattgaatttaaatGCAGATAACGTTCTCTCTCCCGTTAGAATTCAATAATACTGTAAATAtcagaaatatgaaaaacaaacaaactgcttaTTTTAGCGCTTTTTTGGGGGAATGAATTCCAGCCAGCGGGTGAAGGGAAGCAGGTCTACTTACAATGGAGCTCCATTAGCCAGGCAAGTGAGGAGGGTCGAGGCCACAGAGGCCACCAGCCACCACATCGTCCTACTCATCCTCCTGACTGATCTGCAGTGAATGAAGGCTGTCACCCGCCTTTTATCCTCCGTCCACCCTCCCCTGCACCTCCGCCTTACCTGACCGAGGGTTTCTGCACACACATATGAACTTATACCCACATTAACATTGTTATCATTTCCCAGCAGCGATTGAGAAACAGTTGAGCTTGGAGAGAGTTTATCTCTGCTCTGAGGACAAagataaacaacacaaaaatcAGAGAAGATTTATGTGATTGAGTAACTTCTGGAATGAACAGTTCACAgcaacattacaaaaaaaagcttaaaaTGTTTTCTACAGGGACACTTGTTAGGGGcgttttgtgttcattttaaatcttgTTGTGGACTTGATAAATCAGCATATTtaccccaaaacaaaacaaacaaacacattgaacCTGCACACAGACAACTACTCAGGTGAGAGCTATGTTGCGTAATTTCTCGGAAAAgtggcaggttttttttttaggtttcaaCAGCAGGGACTTTTCTACAGTGACGATCTGATCAAaagagtcaatcccagccaacttggggcgatagacggggttcaccctggactggtcgccagccaatcgcagggctaacacagagacatacaaccatcacACTCACAGTCACATACGGGGCAATTTAGAGTcgccaatcaacctgatccccagtgcatgtctttggacaaCGTagccaaaaacaaaaatctggTATGTTAAAAATGTAGTTTCTGAATAGATTTTTCAGAAAATGAATATGGCAGTCAGACCCATTGTGacccagaaagaaagaaaacacagcacatAACCACATTTGAGTATTTCTActtttaaaatgatcaaaataCAAAATTACAGTGAGCATCAGAGGTGCAGAAAGAGTTATTGTTACAAATGTTACAAAACGTTAACTATTATTTCAAACTAAATGCATTGCAAGTGCAGTAGAGCCATATTTTTTTTGCCTGTATTTCTAACTTTGTAGGTCGAATGACCCTATTGTTGCGtgggggttgtcgtggcgcaggggttagagaaggtgtgctgtgaagcacaagattggtggtttgagtccaggctgccccatgttccatgtcgaagtgtccctgagcaagacacctaacccctacttgctccctgggcaaaaatgtgaaaaaaaccccatcggtttaaagtgtaatgttagttgctttggataaaagtgtctgctaaatgacctgtaatgtaatactaTGGCATTGCATAATTAACTTTTTTAGGACTATTGGAAATAGAAAGGGGGTTGCTGACTCAGACTACTGAACATTTACTACACAAAATtccacttttacattttttgttccacttTGAAAGGTTATTTCTCATTATTGATGGAAGGCTCATAGATGTTGTCCTTTAAAGCTCACATAAAAGTAAGGTCAATCTGCCTGCAAAATTAATTGTAATACTTTCCACACCTGCCACAAagcatattgtttttttctgcagtgtAATTTGTGTTTAAGAATATAATTTCTTTGCTTAACTTTTTTTCTGGATAACTCTGTCCTATTTTCTGGTAACTGATTGGGCCTTTGGCAGCCACACCGTGTGTTTGTTCTGCGTGTCCAGAGTCCAGATTATTTGGACTTGAACAaagtttgttttaaaagttttaatgAAAGCAAGTCACTCCAGATTGACCTCTGCTGAAGCCTAAAGCCTCCTTTATTTGCACCGGGCCTTTTCTAtgtggtttgtgtttaaaaaaaatcccaaattagACAAGGACAAATTGAATCGTAGGAATTTCTATATGGCaacatactgtatgtgtatgattatatatatattacatattgcAATTCCCGATGCTGATCAGTGGGGATGATATGTAGGAttatacagacagacagacagacagacagacagacagacagacagacagacagagagagagagagagagagagagagagagagagagagagagagagagagagagagagagagagatatccGGATCCGTTTCTGATTGGCGCAGACATGGCACGTGACGCGGCTCATTTGCATTTGGACAGGTAGGTGAGCGTGTGAGCAAATAGCTTCAGCTTTGCCACGATCACACCGACGCCTGACCGAATTAAGGGTTTTGGCGCTTCGTCCGAGCATCTTGCTTTGAACCAAAAGTTACATCCGGGACACGTCGGTCATCTCACCTGAACACTCAATGACAGACAGGTAACCTGCAAAAACCGCCTAATCCTTTCACAACACGATACCACGTAGCCTCCGTGTCTTTTTACCTGTCAGCGGTTTCACCTGTGACGTCACCGCAGCAGGCTCACCTGAGCCGAGACGGCACCGGTCGAACAGGTGTCGCAGGACCTGATGCGTTCCGCCGTGCGCGCGTTCATTTCTGACTTCTGATTGAAGCGAGCACAGCTTATTTAACACGTGGGAAGGCAATTTGTGCCTGGGGCGTTTACGGTGAAGGACACCTGCGTTGAGAGTGGTGTTGTCCTTTTGTAATGAATGCATCGTTGTGTTGCCGAGTTCCTTCTGTGGTTCTTATCAGGGTTTGCTGTTCATTCGTGTGGGTttcattcatgttcatgttAAGTTGTAGACTCATTTACACTCATCCCAATCACAAAGTGAAGGTGGATTAACAGCCCAAATCACAGATTCTTTGGGATGTTCAGCATTTTGGCCATTAACTATTATTTATAACTTAATTGTGTTTCCTGTACAACACCAGCCACCGCCTCAAAGAACCCCAAAGGAATAATTGTCATCTGTGCATGTTTAAAACGATGTATTCCTTtaataaaattgaaataaaagcaaaacagcAAATTCCCACATTTGAGATCAAACAAAAAGTGACCAGACAATACGTTAATCCACTGATGGTTTCTGATGTagtgttttgtgcttttaatCCACATTTCTTCTCATTCTACCTCCTCTGCCTTTTAGGCCCTAACTTTCAGTCTATCACCAAACCAGCAGAAATGTTAATACAATCCAATTTTGAGTGTAGATTAGAGGAATGTTGATCTTTTCATTATGATCTATCATTATTCCTGGTGTTTATATTGGACTAAGTTATCAGtcagaggtttggacacatcttctcattgaatgagaaaatgtgaacTTTGTACTGCCTGGAATGTCGAACGATTTGTCTTTATATTTTATACAAAGCTGGcaactaaaataataataaaaacaattctaGAGCAGCTAGTCTTCAACGCCTTGGCAAAGTGCTTTAGGTCTTGGCAGTACCTTAAATGCTATTCCTACATGTTTTAGCCGTCCCTCGGTCAATGTTTAGAGTGGATaagctcgctcgctcgctctctctctcctggtaTTCAAAGCTCCTGGTGTAAGATTTTCGGTCACTCATTAACTGTCTGCATCGAACACAAAGACACTGTGCATACCTGAGCTGATTGCACATGAGCTTTATAAATACTCTCTATTTCCTCAAGAAGGATGTGTTGGGTTTCTGTTTGGCAGTGACTTACGTTTTGTATTGTATAGGTCTGTTGTTTTCTGGAAGCATtgaatttttgtattttatataggAAAGAAAAGGTCCGTTTAGAGAATATATTCATTCTTGCCTGTGgacaaatgcacatttttacaTATTCAGTCGATACATTGATTACGTGCAGCATGTTAATTAATCAATGGTTTTATCGAGTTATACGGTTACTGACGCCTTGGCCTGACCTGTGTGCAACCCCCTCCCCAGCTGGCTGTCACCATGGCGACGCAGGTGTCGATCCCACCTATAGTGTCAGTGTTTGTGTCCACCGTGCTGTCCCTGCTCAGCttggctctgctgctgctgctgtgtgtcatcaggaagaaaaggaggctGGAGGGAAAATACAGGCCCAGtgcggaggagaggaaacaggtGGGATCGCCGGGATCTGAAAAACCTGGCCTGCCTCTCCCGTTGCCCAAAGAAGAACGGCTCATATGATAGACATTGGGGGACCTGCAGATGGAAACCACCCGGGTTCTTTGATCTTGGTCACATCCAATACACAGATTCCATCACCGCAAGAAaggaggaaatgtgtgtttccgtggtatttttgttttcaaatgaacTCACTCCATTTATTTTGCCACATTAAAAATATTAACTTAagtatattttgtatttgtacagAGGTTACTATATTTTTAGTCTACCCTgggttttatatattatatatacacacgtatgATTTCCAGTAATGGGCATTGATTAAAACACTCATGCACTTTGATGTCAAGTTGAATttctaaaatatgaaaaatcatttgtttattgttaacAAGGTGTTctgtaaataaatcataaatatgCACATCCTTTCTCTCCATTGTACTGGGTCATTGAACGAAGGTTCCTTTATTGGGCTTTTGAGTTATTCAAAGTGACGACTTGCCAGAAAATGCAACAATTATCCTCATTTGTCAGTTTTAGGTAATTGGGGCatttatctcacacacacacacaaacaaatatttacgTGTGAGAAACAAATAGGCCATCATACGGTAACAGATATTCAAAACCGGTCCTCTCTGTTGGAAAACGTATTTATTTCAACCACACTGCGTAATTGCCTTAATTGTAAGTCCAATGCAAAAGCTATTTAATCAAGTAATATTCAGACGAATGAACAAAACTCCGCTTAAATAGTTGCAAAACCTTGGTAAGAAGCCGTACGTTTCCGTTATTGTCATGAAAATTACAACAGTGAGCCACACTGTTAAAGGCTTCTTCATTTCAAGGAACTCACAAGATTATTTTAAATCAGTCCCATATACACCGTCCTGAATACTCGGCTGTGCGCCAAAACCTTTTACTCCAGTTTATGTACCATTTGCTTCAACCTGCAGCGCCCAGCTGTTTCAACAAGTGACTAAATCTATCTGACACACTTTACAACAGACTTGCATATTGCTATTTTTTGGTGTTTTCATGTAATTtgtaaagacaaacaaatgtcaCCATCTTCTAAGCTTCAAATCGCTTCTTCAGTTCCGACACTTTTATTAGAGGCAGCTCTTCATCCTCATTCCCCTCTGAGCGTTTTTTCGCCTGTAAAATATTTGAGTCACATGATGGGAGCGTTTGGGCCGTGTCCCTGCTGTGAAGCTTGTTGCGAGGTCTCCCAGGTTCACACAGCTCCTTGGTCGTTGACTTCACCTGAAAGCCCTGGCTGTGCTCCTGAGACTGGAAGCGCACTGCAGCAGGAAGCACTTTAGGAGCAGAGGGGGTCGGTCTCgtctcccgctcctcctcctctactgctTCTTCACTGCTCTTTTCCTGAGCTGCTGGAGGTTCAGGATTCCCGAGGAGATGTCGTAGCCCACAAGGAGATGTGGGGTTCAGATTGCCCTCCATAGCGTTAGGTTGGTGGGGATTTGGTATTATTAGTTTGTCTAGAGTAACATTTTttatcttctcctcctgctgatcTTTCCCCTCTTCTTCCCCCGCTTCATTTTTCTGTGTTACACTTTCCTTCATCTCTCGGCCCTCAACGACCTCCTCATTCGGATTTTGCTCGCCCTTCCTATTTCCTCTTAAGCGtttgtcctctcgctcctcAGCAATTTCTTTTTCTGGGTCTTCTAAACTCCCTCTCTTTTCTATCCCCTCctcctttgtctctttgtctaaCCTCACTTCCTCAAAGTTTTTTCTGTTGtctatttcttcttcttggttcCCGTTAATTGCTACTTTCACGTCTTCCTGGTCCTCTCTGACCTCCCCGTGTCTGAATTCTTGATCACCCACTTCACACACCTCCAGAAGACTGTCTGTCCCCTCCTGCTCTGATACGCTGGTGTCCAagcacagccaatcagagtctTCCGTCAGGTCTGACAGCTCCTCTGTGGTTTCTAGATTCCAGCTGTGGAGGCTTCCACTGCCACTGAGACTTTCCTGGCTCGGGTTGGGTGGAAAACGGCCCTAGAAAACACAGCTAATGTAAAACCAGAATcaacctttgtgtgtgtgtgagcgagagagagagagagagcttctcATTTCCATACCTTGGTAATATAGTCATGGCTGTCCGGTCCAAACAGATCCAGGCTGCGTGTCCCGTACAGCAGGCCTCGTTCCTGTGAGCTCCGGGAGCTGAGCGTGTCAAAGATCTCCCCCAGCAGATCCATCTCCTCCGGGTCGCAAAGCGATGAATCGTccccctcctctttgtccttctGGAGCTCAGAGTCAGGCTCGACTGCCGGCTCAGACTCCGCTCTGGAACACAgggataaaaaacaaaacaagaaaaaacatgctgcttatttttatgttttttccagcgttttttttttctcaaaaagcCCTCTATCTCTCAGCCTTTCTCTGACTCTCACCCTGCCCATGTGTCTCCAGTATCATGcacgtcttccttctctctgggAGCCCTGAGTTTGTGAACAGGACGGCGGGGACGAGACTGACACGAGGCAAGAGAGCATAACAAGCGCAAAGGGATAGAAATCAAGCAAAACAAGAAGAGAGGATTAGTGATTAGGAAGAATGGTGTGGATGGTTTCTGTTTCAGTGTTATGTAgaatattaatttaaaaaaatagatatGGGACTGTTTTCCGAAAGATCTCACCCTCCCAAAGTGTTGTGTGATTGGCAGGCGGTTCTGTAAGCAGTCGGATTGGGCGCGACGGTGCGACACAGATCCTCCCCTCTGAAGGGTGTGCTCTTCGTTGTGggcctaaaaaacaaacaaacctctttTATTACAGTGAAACCACAGGAGAGCTAAATTCAGTTGTACCATCATGAACGCTGGCCCACCTTATGCATCAGCAGGTTTTTCAAACCAGACTTGGCGAGACCTTTGGCCTGGGGGAGATTTTAGTCATCGTGAATAGAGGCGTTTTGGTAATGCTGACCAACCACCCAGTAAAAACACCGTGGCTGGCACTCACCCTCATGTTTGCTTTGGACTTCATGTTCAGGATCAGcgctcctccccctttctgtaAAAGGCACAGGTGACTTTGTGTTGGACCTTTTAACACTAACCTCCTGTTTCATTGGGGTTAGGAAGAAAGAACTTACCTTTAAATTACCGACTAACTGTTGATAGGATTTGCTCCTACCTACAAACCGGCAGAAACACAAGAGGACATGTGGTAAGtgagtgatgtcacacacactcacacatatgcACGGACGCACAAATGCACCTCCAGCGGTTTCACACTTTAAGATCTCCTCCTCAAACAGATCATCTGGTACTTTGTCTTCGTTCAGAATATCCAGGCGGCCATCAATgaacttcaaaacaaaacaaaatatttcattatttattatatattagaatatttatCAAGGTCGACATCTATTAACAACCGTTGACATTTCCTTTGACTGTAATGCTGTGCTCAACAGGCCTCTATCCAGTGTGTTAGTTACACCATTTGTCCAGCAGAGGTCCCTAAATAGCACCAAGCACAGCGTGTACCTGTTTGAAGGACTGTAAATGAATGGCACTTTGTAGGAACTGCCTCATACTGGCAGACTTGTGATCTTGAAAAATCTCCTCACTGAACCACATCTCACCATCCTGCAAAGAGAGATATTGCAAGAGGCCCAATATCAGGAAATCATTGAGTACCAAAAATGCATGGCGCTGTCCATAGAATGACCAAATTGTTTGGAGATTGAAAGTTAAAACAATAAAGTAACACATCATTAATTGTTTGCTCTACggttttcatttttataatAAGAAACAATAATAAGCTTTTTGAGGTCTGACCTCTTGACCCCGCAGCGCGTCCCTGTAGCCTCCAAACAGCAGAGCCTGAGCTTTCAGGAAGGCCCGAGAGACGCCACAGCCCGGGGACACGGCCTGACGCTTCAGACATGCCTTCAGCCCGGACATCTGGAGACATGCGTACATTTATATCAGTGATATAAATCAAGAGCAACTGCTACTCCAACACTATTCGAGTAAGAGaacatgaaaaataaagaatgtgCTACAGGCGATGATTATGCATTTGTTAGATCGGTGATGGTACAGAGTCTATATTATATAGAGTGACACAACAAACGAGGGGAGATCTGGTAAAATCCCTTGACCATTTAAAACTTTTAAAGGAACATTTCCTgaaataatataacaataaagCTTGGTTTCCATCAGAGGAACAAGGATGTAAAAAGGCTGCTCCCTGCTCTTAGTTCAACACTTTCTGGCTACGAAGGTACTTCGGACAGCGTTTTAGATGCTGGTTATCACTGATTGAACTTGTATGTGTACACAAGTTATTCATTAAAGTAACCAGGTGACtgctttgtttccttgtttgttCACGTCTGTTATGAGTCTTATTTCTTTTTAACGTCACGGTTGCACAGATGCGGTGGAAACCAAACAGGAGTATATAACATTaatcttcatttatttctattacAATAGGCGGTTTATTACCACATCTGACGGTATCCTTTTCAGGTCCTCAAAGGGGGTTTCCAGAGTGTTTGTGTCCACATTTAGAATAACAACTTCCTCCAACCCCCGACTCCGCACCTTCTGTttgacagacacagagacacactgtgATGTGATGTTGGTTCAGCCTTGTGGTTTTGTCTGTGACAAACCTGGTCTACTAACAGGTTTGGTAGCATTTGAGTATCCGTGGACGGTTTCATTCAGTAGTTTACCTCAGACAGACTGGTGTGGACTCCTATCAGGTAAGGCATGGGTGCACTGCAACCAAATAGAAATAGGTAAATCTGTTACAGACATAGAGAcagatggacacacagacaggtggATAGATGTGCACGGATGCAGATTTGAACAGAAAGACTTCTTACCAGCAGTAGTCCAGTAGATGCGGTGGCAGGACGGGGATGAAGATGTGTTGCCAGTACAGCGGGTATAAGAGAGCACTGAGTGCATGCACGCAAGCCGTCAgctacacacaacacaaaaacgGACAGTTTTTTAAATTCCATTCAAGCCTGTCTGTGTAGTTGGCCGTAGGACATGTGGCGGCCAATTGGTTTTTCCAAGGTAGAATAATAAAAGAACAGTTTAGCtgcactgactttggtttccaAGTAGTTGCATTGAGCACAATACGGTTTACAGGTTAAGGGGAGtttccaaaaacaacaaagcccTACATCAATAGAAGAACACAAACGTGTGTCTTACAGTGCTGAGTTTGCTGGAAAAGATGAGGATGCGTCTCTCAAACAGCATGCTGGCATAGAGCTGGAGCAGGTTGCCCACATCCACTGCCACGATCAGCTCTGTCAAGTTCCTCTGGTGAACCCACAGACACGCGCATACCGGTTTGAGTGGGCAGAGTGGACAAAACTCCAGCGGCTGCATGACACACCAAGCCTGGGTTTAGTTCAGTGTACACTCACATTTTCAGGGATGGACGGGAGACTTCCGGGATCCGGAGCAATGAAGTATGGAACctggacaaaatgaaaaaggagaCGATGCGCTATAAAGAAAAGTGGAGCAAATTGAATAGACGTTGCCTTCAACGTTGTGCAGTCACGTGGGCATCACAAGATCACACCTACGGTTTCATTCCAAAATTCTGTACCAATTTTGATGCAAAATATTGTGTGAGCTACTGTCATACTTAACTTACTTACAATGTTTAAGATTGACACGTGTTTGAAAGTATTTCTGGTGTGTTTTCGTTCAATGCCTTTACGATCAGGAATTACCTACATTCACCGTCGTTACACTTTATCAGAGCTCTATCGACTTATTGATAATAGAATGACGCATTAAAAGAAGCATTAAACTAGACTTGCTCTTATCCAAATCAACCAGCATTCTATTAATAACATCTTTAACCAATATTATCGATTCTCACACCAAAGAAACATGTGAACGTGTTTCCAAGCACGGGATTTGTTACTTTGGAACGAAACTCTTAAAAATATAACAAACCACAAGATGGAGCAGGTTGATTTGATTTGTCCCGAGACAGAACGTCTGTTGTTGGGTGAGTACAAtcatggtaaatggtaaatggcctgtacttgtatagcgcttttctagtcttctgaccactcaaagcgctttaacactacatgacatcattcacccattcacacccattcatacactgatgacaggagaaccatacacagtgacacctgccatcagtaactaccattcacacactgtagtcgcagctacaggagcaatggtgggttaagtgtcttgcccaaggacacaacgacatgcgggttagccgggcctgggatcgaacccacaaccctctgattggaggacgaccgtgctccccactcacccacagtcgcccggGTTATTTGTTATGGATGCACACATTGCACAGTCACAATGAACGGCAGGCGTTAGTGCAAATCGCGTTACgccataaaacattttattagagGGGTGAATGACAAGTTCTTAGTCCACACAACACAGGGTTAGCCATCAAGCGCAGACAGCTTACGTTTTCCGCCTGTGGGACTCACCCCCTCTTGTCCCCTTTGGTGTCCGATAGGATGGGACACCTCTGTGCTGACCAACAGCTGCCCTCCCtcagaacaaaacacaacaggcTCACCTCTGACAGAGAACAGCCTTAGGGTGGAGAGCGACACCTGCGGGATAATTTGAGATTTACCATCTGCAGAGTGACggatccagctgctggaggtaaGGGCTGCTGGTAGAGGGCGGCCAGCAGGGCTGTCGTCTCACGGGTCTGGTGAGGACACGACGGCCGTCAGGTCAGTGATACTCATGCCGTGGGTTAGAGATAGTGGTGAAGACAGAGCAACCTCACCT
The sequence above is a segment of the Gasterosteus aculeatus chromosome 9, fGasAcu3.hap1.1, whole genome shotgun sequence genome. Coding sequences within it:
- the dennd1c gene encoding DENN domain-containing protein 1B isoform X1, whose protein sequence is MGSRLKQNPERTFYWFFEATCPVARDKDPGVLFQFPEDFSDEESCQTSPRFCFPYDIQRARERVAVQHFTFVLTDLEGCQRFGFCRLANNTNTCLCILSYLPWFEVFYKLLNNLADFLTKGQTRETTALLAALYQQPLPPAAGSVTLQMGGQLLVSTEVSHPIGHQRGQEGVPYFIAPDPGSLPSIPENRNLTELIVAVDVGNLLQLYASMLFERRILIFSSKLSTLTACVHALSALLYPLYWQHIFIPVLPPHLLDYCCAPMPYLIGVHTSLSEKVRSRGLEEVVILNVDTNTLETPFEDLKRIPSDVMSGLKACLKRQAVSPGCGVSRAFLKAQALLFGGYRDALRGQEDGEMWFSEEIFQDHKSASMRQFLQSAIHLQSFKQFIDGRLDILNEDKVPDDLFEEEILKCETAGGRSKSYQQLVGNLKKGGGALILNMKSKANMRAKGLAKSGLKNLLMHKAHNEEHTLQRGGSVSHRRAQSDCLQNRLPITQHFGRSRPRRPVHKLRAPREKEDVHDTGDTWAGAESEPAVEPDSELQKDKEEGDDSSLCDPEEMDLLGEIFDTLSSRSSQERGLLYGTRSLDLFGPDSHDYITKGRFPPNPSQESLSGSGSLHSWNLETTEELSDLTEDSDWLCLDTSVSEQEGTDSLLEVCEVGDQEFRHGEVREDQEDVKVAINGNQEEEIDNRKNFEEVRLDKETKEEGIEKRGSLEDPEKEIAEEREDKRLRGNRKGEQNPNEEVVEGREMKESVTQKNEAGEEEGKDQQEEKIKNVTLDKLIIPNPHQPNAMEGNLNPTSPCGLRHLLGNPEPPAAQEKSSEEAVEEEERETRPTPSAPKVLPAAVRFQSQEHSQGFQVKSTTKELCEPGRPRNKLHSRDTAQTLPSCDSNILQAKKRSEGNEDEELPLIKVSELKKRFEA
- the dennd1c gene encoding DENN domain-containing protein 1B isoform X2, translating into MGSRLKQNPERTFYWFFEATCPVARDKDPGVLFQFPEDFSDEESCQTSPRFCFPYDIQRARERVAVQHFTFVLTDLEGCQRFGFCRLANNTNTCLCILSYLPWFEVFYKLLNNLADFLTKGQTRETTALLAALYQQPLPPAAGSVTLQMVPYFIAPDPGSLPSIPENRNLTELIVAVDVGNLLQLYASMLFERRILIFSSKLSTLTACVHALSALLYPLYWQHIFIPVLPPHLLDYCCAPMPYLIGVHTSLSEKVRSRGLEEVVILNVDTNTLETPFEDLKRIPSDVMSGLKACLKRQAVSPGCGVSRAFLKAQALLFGGYRDALRGQEDGEMWFSEEIFQDHKSASMRQFLQSAIHLQSFKQFIDGRLDILNEDKVPDDLFEEEILKCETAGGRSKSYQQLVGNLKKGGGALILNMKSKANMRAKGLAKSGLKNLLMHKAHNEEHTLQRGGSVSHRRAQSDCLQNRLPITQHFGRSRPRRPVHKLRAPREKEDVHDTGDTWAGAESEPAVEPDSELQKDKEEGDDSSLCDPEEMDLLGEIFDTLSSRSSQERGLLYGTRSLDLFGPDSHDYITKGRFPPNPSQESLSGSGSLHSWNLETTEELSDLTEDSDWLCLDTSVSEQEGTDSLLEVCEVGDQEFRHGEVREDQEDVKVAINGNQEEEIDNRKNFEEVRLDKETKEEGIEKRGSLEDPEKEIAEEREDKRLRGNRKGEQNPNEEVVEGREMKESVTQKNEAGEEEGKDQQEEKIKNVTLDKLIIPNPHQPNAMEGNLNPTSPCGLRHLLGNPEPPAAQEKSSEEAVEEEERETRPTPSAPKVLPAAVRFQSQEHSQGFQVKSTTKELCEPGRPRNKLHSRDTAQTLPSCDSNILQAKKRSEGNEDEELPLIKVSELKKRFEA